One Capsicum annuum cultivar UCD-10X-F1 chromosome 2, UCD10Xv1.1, whole genome shotgun sequence genomic window carries:
- the LOC107858496 gene encoding uncharacterized protein LOC107858496, with the protein MCPLRIILIFLSASLAGFFVLRNLNSQPIVDPNGDDSRVDSPKDSNSLPLSSQVCGAIGKGFWTCVDMASGKYLWRHLVSSPSKRTD; encoded by the exons atgtgtCCCCTCAGAATCATTCTCATCTTCCTCTCTGCAAGTCTCGCCGGATTCTTCGTTCTCCGGAACCTTAATTCTCAACCTATTGTTGACCCCAACGGCGACGATAGTCGTGTCGATTCACCTAAAGACTCAAATTCGCTTCCTCTCTCCTCCCAG GTGTGCGGCGCCATTGGGAAAGGATTTTGGACCTGTGTTGATATGGCTAGTGGAAAATATCTGTGGAGGCATTTGGTTTCTTCTCCTTCGAAGCGCACCGATTGA